The sequence TTGCCAACCCGCGGGACATCATCCTTGCCCCGGTTGTGTCCGAGAAGTCCTACGGCCTCATGGAGCAGAACACCTACACGTTCTACGTGGCCACGGACTCCAACAAGACTCAGATCAAGAATGCCGTGGAGCAGATCTTCGGCGTGAAGGTCGACTCCGTGAACACCGTCAACCGCGAGGGTAAGCGCAAGCGCACCCGTACCGGCTGGGGTCGTCGCAAGTCCACCAAGCGCGCCTACGTGACGCTCCGTGAGGGCAGCGACTCCATCGACATCTTTGGCGCTGGCGCCTAAGACGAGACGTCGAGAAGTAAGGAAGAATTATGGCTATTCGTAAATACAAGCCGACAACTCCGGGTCGCCGCGCATCCTCCGTCTCCAAGTTCGAGGAAATCACTCGTTCCAAGCCGGAGAAGTCCCTGCTGCGTCCCCTGAGCAAGACCGGTGGTCGTAACAACTACGGCCGCATCACCACCCGCCACATCGGCGGTGGCCACAAGCGCCGCTACCGTCTCATCGACTTCCGCCGCAACGACAAGGACGGCATCCCGGCAAAGGTCGCTCACATCGAGTACGACCCGAACCGCACCGCCAACATCGCTCTGCTGCACTACGCGGACGGTGAGAAGCGCTACATCATCGCCCCGAAGGGCCTGAAGCAGCACGCGACGGTTGAGTCCGGTCGAGGTGCTGACATCAAGGTGGGTAACAACCTGCCGCTGCGCAACATCCCAACCGGTACCACCATCCACGCTGTTGAGCTCAAGCCGGGCGCTGGTGCCAAGCTGGCTCGTTCCGCCGGTGCGTCCATCCAGCTGCTCGGTAAGGAAGGTAAGTACGCAGTGCTGCGTATGCCGTCTTCCGAGATCCGCCGCGTGGACATCCGCTGCCGCGCCACCGTGGGTGAGGTCGGCAACGCTGACCAGATGAACATCCGCTGGGGCAAGGCCGGCCGTATGCGTTGGAAGGGCGTTCGCCCGACCGTCCGTGGTGTTGTTATGAACCCGGTCGACCACCCGCACGGTGGTGGTGAGGGTCGTACCTCCGGTGGCCGCCACCCTGTGTCCCCGTGGGGCCAGAAGGAAGGCCGTACCCGGAACCCGAACCGGTACTCCAACAACATGATCGTCCGCCGTCGTCGCCCGAACAAGAAGCGCTAAGAGGAGGTAACCAATGCCACGCAGCCTAAAGAAGGGCCCGTTCGTCGATGAGCACCTCCTCAACAAGGTGGATGCTCAAAACGACGCTGGCACCAAGAAGGTCATCAAGACCTGGTCTCGCCGTTCCACCATTCTCCCCGACTTCATCGGTCACACCTTCGCCGTCCACGACGGCCGCAAGCATGTGCCGGTGTTCATCGAGGACTCCATGGTTGGTCACAAGCTCGGCGAGTTCGTACCGACCAAGACCTTTAAGGGTCACGTTAAGGATGACAAGAAGGGACGTCGATAAGCGATGAGTGACACCATCACTAGCGCATCCGCCACGGCCCGTTACGTCCGCGTCACCCCGATGAAGGCACGCCGCGTCATCGATCTGGTTCGCGGCAAGACCGTGTCCGAGGCTCTGGCCATTCTGAAGTACGCGCCGCAGGCCGCTTCCAAGCCGGTTGCGAAGGTCATCGCCTCCGCAGCCGCCAACGCCGAGAACAACTTCGGCCTGGACCCGCGCACGCTCTTCGTGTCTGAGATTTACGCGAACGAGGGACCGACCATGCGTCGCTTCCAGCCGCGTGCTCAGGGCCGTGCATTCATGATCCGTAAGCGCACCAGCCACATCACCGTGGTGGTCGAGAGCCAGAAGGAAGGGGCCAAGTAATGGGCCAGAAAATCCATCCTCACGGCCTACGTTTGGGTATCACTTCCAACTGGAAGACCCACTGGTACGCCGACAAGGACTACGCCAGCTACGTAGCCGAGGACATCAAGATCCGCGAGTACCTGTCCAAGGGTCTCGAGCGCGCCGGCATCGCCGACGTCGTCATCGAGCGCACCCGTGACCGGGTCCGCGTGGACATCCACACCGCACGCCCGGGCATCGTCATCGGCCGTCGCGGCGCAGAGGCAGACCGCATCCGTCGCGGCCTGGAGAAGCTGACCGGCAAGATGGTCGCGCTCAACATTCTCGAGGTCAAGCAGATCGATGCCAACGCCACCCTCGTTGCTCAGTCCATCGCTGAGCAGCTGGTCAACCGCGTTGCTTTCCGCCGCGCGATGCGCCGCGCCATCCAGGGCGCGATGCGTCAGCCGCAGGTCAAGGGCATCAAGATTGTCTGCTCCGGCCGTCTGGGCGGCTCCGAGATGGGTCGTGTCGAGCGCTACCACGAGGGTCGCGTTCCGCTGCACACCCTGCGTGCGGAGATCGACTACGGCACCGCTGAGGCGCACACGACCTTCGGTCGCATCGGCGTCAAGGTGTGGATCTACAAGGGCGACGTCGTCGGCGGCGTCCGCGAGTCCGAACTGAACGCACCGGCAGCCGGCCGCGGTGGCCGCGACCGCAAGGGTGGTCGCCGCCGCGGTGGTCAGCGCCGGCAGCGCGCACAGCAGAAGCAGGAGGGCTAATCATGCTAGTTCCCAAGCGCGTGAAGTGGCGCCGCCAGCACCGCCCGGGTCGCAGTGGCGTCTCCAAGGGTGGCACCAAAATCAACTTCGGCGACTACGCCATCCAGGCCCTCGAGCCGGCGTACGTCACCAACCGTCAGATTGAGGCTGCCCGTATTGCCATCAACCGCCACGTCAAGCGTGGCGGCAAGGTCTGGATCACCATCTTCCCGGACCGCCCGCTGACCCAGAAGCCGCTCGGTGTCCGTCAGGGTTCCGGTAAGGGCAACGTGGAAAAGTGGGTGGCTAACGTTAAGCCGGGTCGCATTCTCTTCGAGATGAGCTACCCGAACGACGAAGTTGCCATCGAGGCTCTTCGCCGCGCCGGCCAGAAGCTGCCGTGCAAGTTCCGCATCATCAAGAAGGAGGACCAGTACTAATGGCTACCGGTACCCCCGCCCACGAGTTCCGCGAACTGGACAACGCCGATCTGGAGAAGCGCCTGGCCGATGCGAAGGAAGAGCTGTTCAACCTTCGTTTCCAGAAGGCGACTGGCCAGCTGACCAACAACCGCCGAGTCAGCACGGTCAAGCGCGACATCGCTCGCATCTACACCGTGCTGCGCGAGCGTGAGCTTGGTCTGTCCACCGTCCCGGGAGCTGAGGGCTAACCATGAGTGAGGCAAACGTGACTGAAACCAATCAGGCTCAGAAGAAGGAAAAGGGCGCTCGCAAGGTTCGCACCGGCTACGTCGTCTCCGACAAGATGACGAAGACCATCGTCGTCGAGCTGGAGGAGCGCAAGCAGCACGCCCTTTACGGCAAGATCCAGCGCTTTAGCAAGAAGGTTAAGGCGCACGACGAGGAAGAGATTGCAGGGATCGGCGACCGCGTTCGCATCGCCGAGACCCGCCCGCTGTCCAAGGACAAGCACTTCCGCCTCGTCGAGATCGTCGAGAAGGCTAAGTAAGCTCTAGCCCTCGACGTCACAGACGCGAAACCCCCGCACCCAGTGTGTGGGGGTTTCGCCGTTTTCCGGTAGGTGCCCCGCAGCCTGCCGTGCTTGGCGATGCGCCACCCGGACCACCCTGTTAGCGTGAGGGGGTCTCTAACTTTTGCCACGGAAAGGACACCGCTTCCCATGACCTCGCGCATCTTCCGTTTCGCCGCCGGCACCGTCTGCGCGGCGGGTGTTTTGGCGGTGTCCGGTTGCAGTGGAATGAACCTCCCCGGCCAGGGCGGTGGCAGCGAGTCGGATGCTGCCGCGGAGTCTGGCCCGCGCACGACCACGGTGGTTGTGACCCCGAGTGAGGAGGGCGAAGAGTCCGGCAAGGCGGCGTCCGCCCATGAATCCGAATCCGGGCCGGAGCCCGACAAGGACGCCGCGGGCGTTACGACCGGCGCGGGAAACAGGGGAGGAAAGTCCCACGGATCGGTGAAGGACGCGTACCAACGCGTACTCGCTAACCCAGGATC is a genomic window of Corynebacterium massiliense DSM 45435 containing:
- the rpmC gene encoding 50S ribosomal protein L29 — encoded protein: MATGTPAHEFRELDNADLEKRLADAKEELFNLRFQKATGQLTNNRRVSTVKRDIARIYTVLRERELGLSTVPGAEG
- the rpsS gene encoding 30S ribosomal protein S19, with product MPRSLKKGPFVDEHLLNKVDAQNDAGTKKVIKTWSRRSTILPDFIGHTFAVHDGRKHVPVFIEDSMVGHKLGEFVPTKTFKGHVKDDKKGRR
- the rplB gene encoding 50S ribosomal protein L2, which codes for MAIRKYKPTTPGRRASSVSKFEEITRSKPEKSLLRPLSKTGGRNNYGRITTRHIGGGHKRRYRLIDFRRNDKDGIPAKVAHIEYDPNRTANIALLHYADGEKRYIIAPKGLKQHATVESGRGADIKVGNNLPLRNIPTGTTIHAVELKPGAGAKLARSAGASIQLLGKEGKYAVLRMPSSEIRRVDIRCRATVGEVGNADQMNIRWGKAGRMRWKGVRPTVRGVVMNPVDHPHGGGEGRTSGGRHPVSPWGQKEGRTRNPNRYSNNMIVRRRRPNKKR
- the rplV gene encoding 50S ribosomal protein L22, with amino-acid sequence MSDTITSASATARYVRVTPMKARRVIDLVRGKTVSEALAILKYAPQAASKPVAKVIASAAANAENNFGLDPRTLFVSEIYANEGPTMRRFQPRAQGRAFMIRKRTSHITVVVESQKEGAK
- the rpsQ gene encoding 30S ribosomal protein S17, whose translation is MSEANVTETNQAQKKEKGARKVRTGYVVSDKMTKTIVVELEERKQHALYGKIQRFSKKVKAHDEEEIAGIGDRVRIAETRPLSKDKHFRLVEIVEKAK
- the rplW gene encoding 50S ribosomal protein L23; amino-acid sequence: MAKIANPRDIILAPVVSEKSYGLMEQNTYTFYVATDSNKTQIKNAVEQIFGVKVDSVNTVNREGKRKRTRTGWGRRKSTKRAYVTLREGSDSIDIFGAGA
- the rpsC gene encoding 30S ribosomal protein S3; protein product: MGQKIHPHGLRLGITSNWKTHWYADKDYASYVAEDIKIREYLSKGLERAGIADVVIERTRDRVRVDIHTARPGIVIGRRGAEADRIRRGLEKLTGKMVALNILEVKQIDANATLVAQSIAEQLVNRVAFRRAMRRAIQGAMRQPQVKGIKIVCSGRLGGSEMGRVERYHEGRVPLHTLRAEIDYGTAEAHTTFGRIGVKVWIYKGDVVGGVRESELNAPAAGRGGRDRKGGRRRGGQRRQRAQQKQEG
- the rplP gene encoding 50S ribosomal protein L16 — its product is MLVPKRVKWRRQHRPGRSGVSKGGTKINFGDYAIQALEPAYVTNRQIEAARIAINRHVKRGGKVWITIFPDRPLTQKPLGVRQGSGKGNVEKWVANVKPGRILFEMSYPNDEVAIEALRRAGQKLPCKFRIIKKEDQY